One genomic window of Salvia miltiorrhiza cultivar Shanhuang (shh) chromosome 4, IMPLAD_Smil_shh, whole genome shotgun sequence includes the following:
- the LOC131023043 gene encoding uncharacterized protein LOC131023043 produces the protein MTKQSMESQSATIKRLETTVGQLSGTLNQMQQQQQPGKLHGQGLQPHQAQAVTVLRNGKVVNNKVEAPVEEPPKEARMEEQVKEPLQPREEEKEKEKEPEVKLHKAAKPYKPPVPYPSRLKNEKLDQQFTDFYNMLAKVNVNLPLLDVIRNVPAYVKFFKELASKKRKFVDNKKILVSEVANSIMQQPLPPKQRDPGSFVINIALGNGKEASGMLDLGAGINLMPYSIFKQLELGDLKPTRMCLQLADRSVRYPRGVIEDILVKVGGLIVPVDFVVLEIGEVHENGKEHTLLLGRPFMATTNTLIDVKNGTIKMTVLGESVSFSVHHSRALPSSSFTNECSYIDAIDGLAEMVFAQEQEIVEVFAGSADMEEFAREAEERERERRDKLPIDEPVVLEDATKCKKPKLELKDLPKHLKYVYLEEGEEKPVIISAELTHEQELALMGVLRSNKLAFGWGLADISGISPATCMHRIHLEDGATPKRDGQRRLNPVLMEVVRKEILKLLAEGIIYPIADSEWVSPVHVVPKKGGITVVLNDNKELVPTRPVTGWRMCIDYRKLNAVTKKDHFPLPFIDQMLDRLAGHDFYCFLDGLSGYYQIAIAPEDQDKTAFTTPFAIAWAKLTWC, from the exons ATGACAAAGCAGAGCATGGAGTCCCAGTCGGCTACAATCAAGCGTCTCGAGACAACCGTTGGGCAGCTCTCCGGGACATTGAATCAgatgcagcagcagcaacaaccagGGAAGCTACATGGACAAGGATTGCAGCCCCACCAAGCCCAAGCAGTTACTGTTTTACGCAATGGGAAGGTGGTGAACAACAAAGTGGAAGCCCCTGTAGAAGAACCTCCCAAAGAAGCCCGCATGGAAGAGCAAGTAAAGGAGCCGCTGCAGCCAAGAgaggaggagaaggagaaagagaaagagcCCGAAGTGAAGCTCCACAAGGCCGCCAAGCCATACAAGCCACCGGTTCCTTACCCAAGccggttgaagaatgaaaagctggaCCAACAGTTCACCGatttctacaacatgttggcaaaGGTGAACGTGAACCTGCCACTTCTGGACGTGATCAGAAATGTCCCGGCTTACGTGAAGTTCTTCAAGGAGCTGGCGTCCAAGAAGAGGAAGTTTGTTGACAATAAGAAGATCCTTGTGTCCGAGGTTGCCAATTCCATCATGCAGCAGCCCTTGCCACCCAAGCAacgagatccaggtagttttgttatcaatattgctttggggaacggtaaggaggcctcgggcatgcttgatttgggggcagggattaatttgatgccgtactctatttttaagcaATTAGAGTTAGGCGATTTAAAACCCACTAGAATGTGCTTACAATTggcagatagatcagttaggtaTCCTCGCGGGGTTATTGAGGATATCCTAGTTAAAGTGGGTGGTTTGATTGTGCCTGTCGATTTTGTCGTGCTTGAGATAGGAGAAGTCCATGAGAATGGCAAGGAACACACTTTACTGCTAGGGAGACCATTCATGGccaccactaacacgttgattgatgtgaaAAATGGAACAATAAAAATGACCGTGTTAGGAGAGTCCGTGTCGTTTTCTGTGCATCATAGTCGCGCTTTGCCATCATCTTCTTTCACTAATGAATGCTcttatatagatgctattgatGGCCTCGCCGAGATGGTTTTTGCGCAGGAACAGGAGATAGTGGAGGTCTTTGCAGGGTCGGCGGACATGGAGGAGTTTGCTCGGGAAgccgaggaaagagagagagaacgaagaGACAAACTCCCCATTGATGAGCCTGTGGTGCTTGAAGATGCCACGAAGTGCAAAAAGCCCAAGTTGGAACTCAAGGATCTCCCTAAACACCTCAAATATGTGtacttggaagaaggagaggagaaGCCCGTGATAATATCCGCCGAGCTCACGCATGAGCAAGAACTGGCATTGATGGGAGTGCTAAGGAGCAACAAGTTGGCATTTGGTTGGGGCCTTGCCGACATTAGTGGTATTAGCCCCGCCACATGCATGCATCGGATTCACCTCGAGGATGGAGCAACACCGAAGAGGGATGGTCAACGAAGACTCAACCCCGTCCTAATGGAGGTAGTACGCAAGGAGATACTCAAGCTATTAGCGGAAGGGATCATTTACCCTATCGCCGATAGTGAATGGGTAAGCCCGGTGCATGTGGTGCCCAAGAAGGGAGGAATCACGGTTGTCCTGAATGACAACAAGGAGCTGGTGCCGACCCGCCCGGTCACGGGATGGCGTATGTGTATTGACTACAGGAAGCTAAACGCCGTCACAAAGAAGGATCATTTTCCGCTTCCTTTCATTGATCAAATGTTGGATCGTTTAGCTGGCCATGATTTTTACTGTTTccttgatggtttgtcaggttATTACCAAATAGCAATCGCGCCGGAGGACCAGGACAAGACGGCGTTCACAACCCCATTTG CGATTGCTTGGGCAAAATTAACTTGGTGTTAA